The proteins below are encoded in one region of Scatophagus argus isolate fScaArg1 chromosome 24, fScaArg1.pri, whole genome shotgun sequence:
- the LOC124055590 gene encoding dedicator of cytokinesis protein 9-like isoform X3 — protein MQGRAGKAPRREMVIESPQQYKSLAEIEAEVEAGSQVAAVKPKIIEPLDYENVILQRKTQIISDVLRDMLQFPTDDFLISTLRRQGRTLFSTVPETAEKEAHSLFVQECIKTYKSDWHVVNYKYEEYSGDFRQLPNKVLRPEKLAAHLFEVDEDVEKHEDTASLGSQKGGVSKHGWLYKGNMNSAISVTMRSFKRRYFHLAQLGDGSYNLNFYKDENTSKEPKGTIFLDSCMGVVQNSKVRRFAFELKMQDKSTFLLAADSEAEMEEWIGMLNKILHSSFEQAMQEKRNGDLHDDEEHGKTDLCSGNFQDSFQTARDIESKMRSEARLKLFTLDPDTQKLDFSGIEPDVRQFEEKFGKRVLVSCHDLSFNLQGCVAENEEGPTTNVEPFYVVLSLFDVQNSRKISADFHVDLNHPLVRQMTSSCSRQDLHINGSGDDALSGHRQASGLPEGALQYPRQGIFSVTCPHPEIFLVARIEKVLQGGITHCTEPYMKSSDSAKMAQKVLKNAKTACSRLGQYRMPFAWAARPVFKDASGTLDKGARFSALYRQDSSKLSDEDMFKLLTDFRKPEKMAKLPVLLGNLDVTIDSVAPDVTNCVTSSYIPVKNIEGNGPGSTLLEVEEFVPCIAKCSQPFTIYKNHLYVYPKHLKYDGQKSFAKARNIAVCIEFKDSDEDDAPPLKCIYGRPGGPLFTKQAYAAVLHHQQNPEFYDEIKIELPTQLHEKHHLLFTFYHVSCDSNSKKKDLVETPVGSAWLPLLRDGRVIMNEQQLSVAANLPAGYLSSQDGVNKHSGSEIKWVDGGKSLFKVSTHLVSTVYTQDQHLHNFFHHCQSMKMSEQASEGELVKYLKSLHAMEGHVMVNFLPTILHQLFCVLTRATHEDVAVNVTRVMVHIVAQCHEEGLEHYLRSYVKFVFKPEPYSSNDVKTVHEELAKAMTAILKPSTDFLTSNKLLKHSWYFFEALVKSMAHYLIEYNKVKLSRNQRFSASFYHAVETLVNMLMPHITQKYKDNLDAARNANHSLAVFIKRCFTFMDRGFVFKQINNYMNCFVPGDPKTLYEFKFEFLRVVCNHEHYVPLNLPMPFGKGRIQRFQDLQLDYSLTDDFCRNHFLVGLLMREVGGALQEFREIRQIAVQVLKGMMIKHTFDDRYAAKSQQARLATLYLPLFGLLQENVHRLDIKDSALLSNHSNPREDSLVTSSMVTPQKPGSCIENALHKDVFGVISGTASPHSSTPNVSSVHHADSRGSLVSTDSGNSLLDKSSDKTNSLEKERFTRRHSVNVPPLPLDPEDRLPAVNRATKRVTMDFSLLSVPLPDRLQDSDSDNDKQAAGHRVDGNHEENIPLQNQCASALGSTVLRCDKLDQDEVKNLLMCFLHILKSMSEEALFTYWNKAAPSELMDFFTLIEVCLHQFRYMGKRFIVRSQEGAGPVAADRKSLTLPVSRNRAGILHARLQQLGSLENAHTFNNMYSHTDADVNSQCLLEANVSTEVCLTVLDTLSIFIMGFKTQLNADLGHNPLMKKVFQVHLCFLQIPQSEAALKQVFTSLRTFIYKFPCTFFDGRADMCASLCYEILKCCNSKLSSIRSDAAHLLYFLMKSNFDYTGRKSFVRTHLQVVIAVSQLIADVIGIGGTRFQQSLSIINNCANSDKNIKHTAFPSDVKDLTKRIRTVLMATEQMKEHENDPEMLVDLQYSLAKSYTSTPELRKTWLDSMARIHNKNGDLSEAAMCYVHVAALVAEYLWRKGMFRQGCSAFRVITPNIDEEAAMMEDVGMQDVHFSEEVLMELLEECADGLWKAERYELIADVYRLIIPIYEQRRDFEKLTHLYDTLHRAYTKVMEVMHTGKRLLGTYFRVAFFGQGFFEDEDGKEYIYKEPKFTPLSEISQRLLKLYSDKFGQENVKIIQDSGRVNPKDLDNKYAYIQVTHVTPYLDDKELEDRKTDFEKSHNIRRFVFETPFTVSGKKQGGVEEQCKRRTILTTTHCFPYVKKRIAVMYQHQTDLSPIEVAIDEMSAKVSELRLLCSATEVDMIRLQLKLQGSISVQVNAGPLAYARAFLDDTSAKKFPDNKVKQLKEVFRQFVDACGQALGVNEQLIKEDQQEYHDEMKANYKDLTRELSNIMHEQINPVEDGTRSTLSDSMGIFNAISGTPTSANPHGSTTIL, from the exons ATCTCCACCCTGAGGCGCCAGGGCCGGACTCTGTTCTCCACCGTGCCAGAGACCGCTGAGAAAGAAGCTCACTCACTGTTTGTCCAAGAG tgtatCAAAACCTACAAGTCCGACTGGCATGTGGTCAATTACAAGTATGAGGAATATTCTGGAGACTTCCGCCAGCTCCCAAA TAAGGTGTTGAGACCCGAGAAACTGGCAGCTCACCTGTTTGAGGTGGATGAAGATGTGGAAAAACATGAG gacacAGCCTCCCTCGGATCGCAGAAGGGAGGAGTGTCTAAACATGGCTGGCTGTACAAAGGCAACATGAACAGCGCAATCAGTGTTACCATGCGG TCCTTCAAGAGGAGGTACTTCCATCTGGCCCAGCTGGGAGATGGATCCTACAACCTCAACTTCTACAAGGATGAGAACACCTCCAAGGAGCCCAAAGGAACCATCTTCCTTGACTCATGCATGGGTGTTGTTCAG AACAGCAAAGTGCGTCGCTTTGCCTTTGAGCTGAAGATGCAGGATAAGAGCACGTTCCTCCTGGCTGCAGACAGCGAAGCGGAGATGGAGGAGTGGATCGGCATGCTGAACAAGATTCTCCACAGCAGCTTTGAACAGGCCATGCAGGAGAAGAGGAACGGAGACCTGCACGATG ATGAGGAGCATGGAAAAACAGACCTTTGCTCCGGAAATTTTCAAGACAGCTTTCAG ACTGCCAGAGATATTGAGTCCAAAATGAGGAGTGAAGCTCGCCTGAAACTGTTCACTCTGGACCCTGACACTCAG AAACTGGATTTCTCTGGCATTGAGCCTGATGTGCGGCAGTTTGAAGAAAAGTTTGGGAAGAGAGTCCTGGTCAGCTGTCATGACCTGTCTTTCAACCTGCAGGGCTGTGTTGCAGAGAATGAAGAGGGACCAACAACTAAT GTGGAGCCTTTCTATGTGGTCCTGTCCCTGTTCGACGTCCAGAACAGCAGAAAGATCTCCGCTGACTTCCACGTGGATCTCAACCACCCGTTGGTCCGACAAATGACAAGCTCTTGTAGCAGACAAGACTTGCACATCAATGGCAGTGGTGATGATGCCCTTTCTGGCCACAGGCAGGCCAGTGGGCTCCCAGAGGGGGCTCTCCAGTACCCCAGACAGGGCATCTTCTCAGTCACATGCCCCCATCCGGAGATCTTCCTGGTGGCCAGGATCGAGAAGGTCTTGCAGGGTGGGATCACCCACTGCACTGAGCCCTACATGAAGAGCTCAGACTCTGCCAAG ATGGCTCAAAAGGTGCTGAAGAATGCGAAAACAGCCTGCAGCAGACTGGGACAGTACAGGATGCCGTTTGCTTGGGCTGCAAG GCCTGTGTTCAAAGATGCATCAGGAACTTTGGACAAAGGCGCTCGCTTCTCAGCTCTTTACAGACAGGACAGCAGCAAGCTGTCAGATGAGGACATGTTCAAACTGCTTACTGACTTCAGAAA ACCAGAGAAAATGGCCAAACTTCCTGTGCTCTTGGGGAACTTAGATGTGACTATTGACAGTGTGGCTCCGGATGTAACCA ATTGTGTCACTTCCTCCTACATCCCTGTGAAGAACATTGAAGGCAACGGGCCTGGCAGCACCCTGCTGGAGGTGGAAGAGTTTGTGCCCTGCATCGCTAAGTGCTCCCAGCCATTCACTATCTATAAAAACCACCTCTACGTGTACCCAAAACACCTCAAATATGACGGACAGAAATCTTTTGCTAAG GCGAGGAATATTGCTGTTTGCATTGAATTCAAGGACTCTGATGAGGATGATGCCCCGCCACTGAAG TGCATCTATGGCCGTCCAGGAGGCCCTCTGTTCACGAAACAGGCATATGCTGCAGTCCTGCACCACCAGCAGAACCCTGAGTTTTATGATGAG ATAAAGATAGAGCTGCCTACTCAGCTGCACGAGAAGCATCACCTTCTCTTCACCTTCTATCATGTTAGCTGTGACAGCAACAGCAAGAAGAAAGACCTGGTGGAGACTCCAG TGGGTTCAGCGTGGCTGCCTCTGCTGCGGGATGGCAGGGTCATCATGAATgaacagcagctgtctgtggcTGCCAATCTGCCTGCTGGGTACCTCAGCTCCCAGGATGGCGTCAACAAG CACTCTGGCTCAGAGATCaaatgggtggatggaggaAAAAGCCTGTTCAAAGTCTCAACTCATCTTGTTTCCACAGTTTACACTCAG GATCAGCACTTGCAcaacttcttccaccactgtcaaagcatgaaaatgtcagaacaaGCATCAGAAGGGGAGCTGGTTAAATACCTGAAG agTCTCCATGCGATGGAGGGTCATGTGATGGTCAACTTTCTGCCGACCATCCTCCACCAGCTGTTCTGCGTCCTAACCAGAGCCACACATGAGGATGTGGCTGTCAATGTGACCAG GGTGATGGTTCACATTGTAGCACAGTGCCATGAAGAAGGCCTTGAACATTACTTGAGATCTTATGTCAAG TTTGTGTTTAAGCCAGAGCCTTATTCCTCCAACGATGTAAAAACGGTTCATGAGGAGCTCGCTAAAGCCATGACAGCCATTCTCAAGCCATCCACAGATTTCCTAACTAGCAACAAGCTGCTGAAG CACTCATGGTACTTCTTTGAAGCTCTGGTGAAATCAATGGCTCATTATCTCATAGAGTACAACAAAGTCAAG ctctcccgAAACCAGCGTTTTTCTGCATCGTTCTACCATGCAGTGGAGACACTGGTGAATATGCTGATGCCACACATCACCCAGAAATACAAGGACAACCTGGATGCAGCTCGCAATGCCAACCACAGCCTGGCAGTTTTCATCAAG CGCTGCTTCACCTTCATGGACAGAGGCTTCGTATTCAAACAGATCAACAACTATATGAACTGCTTTGTACCCGGAGACCCCAAG ACTTTGTATGAGTTCAAGTTTGAGTTTCTGCGGGTTGTTTGCAACCATGAGCACTACGTCCCTCTTAATCTGCCCATGCCTTTTGGAAAAGGCAGAATTCAAAGGTTTCAAG ATCTGCAGCTGGACTATTCCCTGACTGATGACTTCTGTCGAAACCACTTCCTGGTGGGGCTGCTGAtgagggaggtgggaggggcTCTCCAGGAGTTTCGAGAGATTCGTCAGATCGCCGTCCAGGTGCTCAAGGGGATGATGATCAAACACACGTTTGATGACCGCTATGCTGCGAAA AGCCAGCAGGCCAGACTTGCCACCCTTTACCTCCCTCTGTTTGGTCTGCTCCAAGAGAATGTCCACAGACTTGACATAAAGGACTCTGCCCTCCTCAGCAACCACAGT AACCCCAGGGAGGACTCCCTGGTGACCAGCTCAATGGTGACTCCTCAGAAACCTGGCAGCTGCATAGAAAATGCTCTTCACAAAGATGTGTTTGGGGTGATCTCTGGAACAG CCTCCCCTCACAGCTCCACCCCCAACGTCAGCTCAGTTCACCATGCAGACTCCAGAGGCTCTCTGGTCTCCACCGACTCTGGAAACAGCCTCCTGGACAAGAGCAGCGACAAGACCAACTCCCTGGAGAAG GAGAGATTTACCAGGAGGCACTCAGTCAATGTGCCCCCTCTCCCACTGGACCCTGAGGACCGACTTCCAGCTGTGAACCGTGCAACTAAGCGGGTCACCATGGacttctccctcctctctgtgccCCTGCCTGATCGGCTGCAGGACAGTGACAGTGATAATGACAAACAAGCTGCAGGCCATAGGGTGGACGGAAATCATGAGGAAAACATACCTCTACAA aACCAGTGTGCGTCAGCCCTTGGCAGCACTGTGCTGCGCTGTGACAAACTGGACCAGGACGAGGTCAAAAATCTCCTCATGTGCTTTCTGCACATCCTCAAGAGCATGTCAGAGG AGGCCCTTTTTACATACTGGAACAAAGCAGCTCCCTCAGAACTAATGGACTTCTTCACATTAATTGA AGTCTGCCTTCATCAGTTCAGATACATGGGGAAGAGATTCATCGTCAG GAGCCAGGAGGGTGCAGGGCCTGTcgctgcagacaggaagtctctGACTCTGCCTGTGTCTCGTAACAGGGCGGGGATCCTGCATGCCCGCCTTCAGCAGCTGGGAAGTCTGGAGAACGCTCACACCTTTAACAACA TGTATTCTCATACGGACGCAGACGTGAACAGCCAATGCCTGCTGGAGGCCAATGTGTCGACAGAGGTCTGTCTGACTGTGCTGGACACGCTCAGCATCTTCATCATGGGCTTTAAG ACTCAGCTGAATGCCGATCTGGGTCACAACCCCCTGATGAAGAAGGTTTTCCAGGTCCATCTGTGTTTCCTGCAGATCCCTCAGTCTGAAGCCGCCCTCAAACAGGTCTTCACCTCACTCAGGACTTTCATCTACAAG TTCCCCTGTACCTTCTTTGACGGCCGGGCCGACATGTGCGCCTCTCTATGCTATGAAATCCTCAAGTGCTGTAACTCCAAGCTGAGCTCTATACGCAGCGATGCCGCCCATCTTCTCTACTTCCTCATGAAAAGCAACTTTGACTATACCGGACGCAAGTCTTTTGTACGAACACACCTGCAG GTGGTCattgctgtcagtcagctgattgCTGATGTCATTGGCATTGGGGGTACCCGTTTCCAGCAGTCTCTCTCCATCATTAACAACTGTGCCAACAGTGACAAGAACATCAAG cacacagcattTCCATCAGACGTGAAGGACCTGACAAAGCGCATCAGGACGGTGCTGATGGCCACAGAGCAGATGAAGGAGCACGAGAACGACCCGGAGATGCTAGTGGACCTCCAGTACAGCTTGGCCAAGTCCTACACCAGCACACCTGAGCTCCGCAAGACTTGGCTGGACAGCATGGCGCGTATCCACAACAAGAACGGAGATCTTTCTgag GCGGCCATGTGTTATGTGCATGTTGCTGCCTTGGTAGCTGAGTACTTATGGAGGAAAG GCATGTTCAGGCAGGGCTGCTCGGCTTTCCGCGTCATCACTCCCAACATCGACGAGGAGGCAGCCATGATGGAGGACGTAGGGATGCAGGATGTTCACTTCAGTGAG gaggTGCTGATGGAGCTGTTGGAGGAGTGTGCTGATGGCCTCTGGAAGGCGGAGCGTTATGAGCTCATCGCTGATGTCTACAGGCTCATCATCCCCATCTACGAGCAGCGCAGAGACTTTGAG AAACTGACACATCTGTATGATACCCTCCACCGTGCCTACACTAAAGTGATGGAGGTGATGCATACTGGCAAAAGGCTACTGGGCACGTACTTCAGAGTGGCTTTCTTTGGACAG GGCTTCTTTGAGGATGAAGATGGAAAGGAATACATTTACAAGGAGCCAAAGTTCACTCCGCTGTCAGAGATTTCCCAAAGGCTCCTGAAGCTCTACTCTGACAAGTTTGGCCAGGAGAATGTGAAGATCATTCAGGACTCCGGCAGG GTCAACCCTAAGGACCTGGACAACAAGTATGCCTACATCCAGGTGACCCACGTCACACCCTACTTGGATGACAAAGAGCTGGAGGACCGGAAGACCGACTTTGAGAAGAGCCACAACATCCGGCGCTTTGTGTTTGAGACACCGTTCACAGTGTCGGGCAAGAAGcaaggaggggtggaggagcAGTGTAAACGGCGGACCATTCTCACCA CTACCCACTGTTTCCCGTATGTGAAGAAGCGTATAGCAGTTATGTACCAGCACCAGACTGACCTGAGCCCTATCGAGGTGGCCATAGATGAGATGAGTGCCAAGGTGTCCGAGCTGAGACTCctgtgctctgccactgaggtgGATATGATTCGTCTGCAGCTCAAACTGCAAGGCAGCATCAGTGTTCAG GTAAATGCTGGTCCTCTCGCTTACGCCAGAGCCTTCCTCGACGACACCAGTGCCAAGAAATTTCCTGACAACAAGGTCAAACAGCTCAAAGAGGTGTTCAG GCAGTTTGTGGATGCCTGCGGTCAGGCGCTGGGAGTGAACGAGCAGCTGATCAAAGAGGACCAGCAGGAGTATC